The following are encoded in a window of Primulina eburnea isolate SZY01 chromosome 4, ASM2296580v1, whole genome shotgun sequence genomic DNA:
- the LOC140830998 gene encoding probable glucan 1,3-beta-glucosidase A isoform X1 yields MGRRFLIKLFFCKCVFLVLQFCFFIFSIGCSAEGLPGSSRIRGVNLGGWLVIEGWIKPSLFYDIPNGDMLDGTEIQLKSMTLNKYVSAENGGGAMVTVDRDTPQSWETFRLWRVSESIFQFRSSEGQFLTCSGDGDKITAVAKLPSDTETFYLERNNDNRVHIKLETGSYIQASKDNQLTADYPGTPGWDDNAATFELIIVSSNLHGEYQLANGYEHDVAEKVLKEHRNNFITRQDFNFLYMHGINTVRIPVGWWVAYDPSPPPPYIGGSLEALDNAFSWAQTFGIKCIIDLHAAPGSQNGMEHSASRDGFAGWAAPYSISKTLEVIDFLASRYAKHPALLGIELLNEPSAATVPLDILVSFYKEGYQIVRKYTSTAYVIFCQRIGNADPYELYQANLGTVNTVIDLHYYNLFDTLFANMSSLNNIQFLYKNRQTQIQALNVANGPLVFIGEWVNEWFVNNGSQIDYQDFGRAQLDVYNAASFGWAYWTLKNDRKHWDFEWNILNNYLQLQQGFETSNGGSSFRQISKFILLLGLAFSTLPL; encoded by the exons ATGGGCCGGCGATTTCTTATCAAACTCTTTTTCTGCAAATGCGTTTTCTTGGTACTGCAGTTCTGTTTCTTCATCTTTTCAATTGGATGCTCAG CTGAGGGATTGCCTGGGAGTTCAAGAATAAGAGGAGTGAATTTGGGTGGATGGTTGGTGATTGAGGGGTGGATAAAGCCTTCGCTTTTTTACGACATTCCAAATGGGGATATGCTT GATGGAACGGAaattcaactaaaatcgatgACATTGAACAAGTACGTGTCTGCTGAGAATGGCGGCGGTGCGATGGTTACTGTTGACAGGGATACTCCTCAGTCTTGGGAAACATTTCGG TTATGGAGAGTTTCGGAGTCAATATTTCAGTTCCGCTCTTCTGAAGGACAGTTTTTAACCTGCAGTGGCGATGGGGACAAGATAACTGCAGTGGCCAAATTGCCATCTGATACAGAAACATTTTACCTCGAAAGAAATAATGACAATCGTGTCCACATTAAACTCGAGACTGGTTCTTACATACAG GCTTCCAAAGACAACCAGCTAACTGCAGACTATCCAGGGACACCCGGCTGGGATGATAATGCTGCAACATTTGAGTTGATAATTGTATCTAGTAATTTGCATGGAGAGTACCAACTTGCCAACGGGTATGAACATGACGTGGCAGAAAAGGTCCTCAAG GAGCATAgaaataattttatcacaagACAAGATTTCAATTTCCTCTATATGCACGGAATAAATACTGTGCGAATACCTGTTGGTTGGTGGGTAGCATATGATCCCAGTCCCCCTCCTCCTTATATTGGGGGAAGTCTGGAAGCGCTTGACAATGCATTCTCATGGGCACA AACATTTGGCATAAAGTGCATAATTGACCTTCATGCTGCTCCAGGATCTCAGAATGGAATGGAACATAGTGCAAGTCGTGATGGGTTTGCAGGCTGGGCTGCACCATACTCTATCTCCAAAACACTAGAAGTGATTGATTTTCTTGCTTCAAG GTATGCCAAACATCCTGCATTACTTGGGATTGAGCTATTAAATGAGCCATCTGCTGCCACAGTTCCTTTGGACATCCTAGTTTCATTCTACAAAGAAGGATACCAAATTGTCCGAAAATACACCTCTACAGCTTATGTTATATTCTGCCAAAGGATTGGCAATGCAGATCCATATGAACTGTACCAAGCTAATTTAGGCACAGTAAATACAGTTATTGATTTGCATTACTACAATTTGTTTGACACCCTTTTTGCCAATATGAgttcattaaataatattcaGTTTCTATATAAGAATAGACAAACACAGATACAAGCTCTGAACGTTGCAAATGGTCCGCTGGTTTTTATTG GGGAATGGGTCAATGAATGGTTTGTGAATAATGGATCTCAAATAGACTATCAAGATTTCGGAAGAGCCCAGTTAGATGTATATAATGCTGCCTCGTTTGGATGGGCGTACTGGACGCTCAAGAATGACAGGAAGCACTGGGATTTTGAGTGGAACATCCTAAACAACTATCTCCAACTACAGCAAG GTTTTGAAACATCTAATG GCGGTTCATCGTTCAGGCAAATATCCAAGTTTATATTGTTGCTTGGACTTGCATTCAGCACTTTGCCACTGTGA
- the LOC140830998 gene encoding probable glucan 1,3-beta-glucosidase A isoform X2 — protein MGRRFLIKLFFCKCVFLVLQFCFFIFSIGCSAEGLPGSSRIRGVNLGGWLVIEGWIKPSLFYDIPNGDMLDGTEIQLKSMTLNKYVSAENGGGAMVTVDRDTPQSWETFRLWRVSESIFQFRSSEGQFLTCSGDGDKITAVAKLPSDTETFYLERNNDNRVHIKLETGSYIQASKDNQLTADYPGTPGWDDNAATFELIIVSSNLHGEYQLANGYEHDVAEKVLKEHRNNFITRQDFNFLYMHGINTVRIPVGWWVAYDPSPPPPYIGGSLEALDNAFSWAQTFGIKCIIDLHAAPGSQNGMEHSASRDGFAGWAAPYSISKTLEVIDFLASRYAKHPALLGIELLNEPSAATVPLDILVSFYKEGYQIVRKYTSTAYVIFCQRIGNADPYELYQANLGTVNTVIDLHYYNLFDTLFANMSSLNNIQFLYKNRQTQIQALNVANGPLVFIGEWVNEWFVNNGSQIDYQDFGRAQLDVYNAASFGWAYWTLKNDRKHWDFEWNILNNYLQLQQGGSSFRQISKFILLLGLAFSTLPL, from the exons ATGGGCCGGCGATTTCTTATCAAACTCTTTTTCTGCAAATGCGTTTTCTTGGTACTGCAGTTCTGTTTCTTCATCTTTTCAATTGGATGCTCAG CTGAGGGATTGCCTGGGAGTTCAAGAATAAGAGGAGTGAATTTGGGTGGATGGTTGGTGATTGAGGGGTGGATAAAGCCTTCGCTTTTTTACGACATTCCAAATGGGGATATGCTT GATGGAACGGAaattcaactaaaatcgatgACATTGAACAAGTACGTGTCTGCTGAGAATGGCGGCGGTGCGATGGTTACTGTTGACAGGGATACTCCTCAGTCTTGGGAAACATTTCGG TTATGGAGAGTTTCGGAGTCAATATTTCAGTTCCGCTCTTCTGAAGGACAGTTTTTAACCTGCAGTGGCGATGGGGACAAGATAACTGCAGTGGCCAAATTGCCATCTGATACAGAAACATTTTACCTCGAAAGAAATAATGACAATCGTGTCCACATTAAACTCGAGACTGGTTCTTACATACAG GCTTCCAAAGACAACCAGCTAACTGCAGACTATCCAGGGACACCCGGCTGGGATGATAATGCTGCAACATTTGAGTTGATAATTGTATCTAGTAATTTGCATGGAGAGTACCAACTTGCCAACGGGTATGAACATGACGTGGCAGAAAAGGTCCTCAAG GAGCATAgaaataattttatcacaagACAAGATTTCAATTTCCTCTATATGCACGGAATAAATACTGTGCGAATACCTGTTGGTTGGTGGGTAGCATATGATCCCAGTCCCCCTCCTCCTTATATTGGGGGAAGTCTGGAAGCGCTTGACAATGCATTCTCATGGGCACA AACATTTGGCATAAAGTGCATAATTGACCTTCATGCTGCTCCAGGATCTCAGAATGGAATGGAACATAGTGCAAGTCGTGATGGGTTTGCAGGCTGGGCTGCACCATACTCTATCTCCAAAACACTAGAAGTGATTGATTTTCTTGCTTCAAG GTATGCCAAACATCCTGCATTACTTGGGATTGAGCTATTAAATGAGCCATCTGCTGCCACAGTTCCTTTGGACATCCTAGTTTCATTCTACAAAGAAGGATACCAAATTGTCCGAAAATACACCTCTACAGCTTATGTTATATTCTGCCAAAGGATTGGCAATGCAGATCCATATGAACTGTACCAAGCTAATTTAGGCACAGTAAATACAGTTATTGATTTGCATTACTACAATTTGTTTGACACCCTTTTTGCCAATATGAgttcattaaataatattcaGTTTCTATATAAGAATAGACAAACACAGATACAAGCTCTGAACGTTGCAAATGGTCCGCTGGTTTTTATTG GGGAATGGGTCAATGAATGGTTTGTGAATAATGGATCTCAAATAGACTATCAAGATTTCGGAAGAGCCCAGTTAGATGTATATAATGCTGCCTCGTTTGGATGGGCGTACTGGACGCTCAAGAATGACAGGAAGCACTGGGATTTTGAGTGGAACATCCTAAACAACTATCTCCAACTACAGCAAG GCGGTTCATCGTTCAGGCAAATATCCAAGTTTATATTGTTGCTTGGACTTGCATTCAGCACTTTGCCACTGTGA